A DNA window from Eretmochelys imbricata isolate rEreImb1 chromosome 3, rEreImb1.hap1, whole genome shotgun sequence contains the following coding sequences:
- the WTAP gene encoding pre-mRNA-splicing regulator WTAP isoform X1, with protein sequence MTNEEPLPKKVRLSETDFKVLARDELILRWKQYEAYVQALEGKYTDLNSNDVTGLRESEEKLKQQQQESARRENILVMRLATKEQEMQECTNQIQYLKQVQQPSVAQLRSTMVDPAINLFFLKMKGELEQTKDKLEQAQNELSAWKFTPDSQTGKKLMAKCRMLIQENQELGRQLSQGRIAQLEAELALQKKYSEELKSSQDELNDFIIQLDEEVEGMQSTILVLQQQLKETRQQLAQFQQQQSQASAPGTSRTPSSEPTDQGEAMGKDCSRLANGPSNGSSSHQRTSGPGFYREGSGTEDDFPASPGNGNKLSNHSEDRTVRGGCSYINQLSTGYESVDSPTGSENSLTHHSNDTDSNHDPQEEKTVSMKGNRTVGSRHVQNGLDSNVNVQGSVL encoded by the exons ATGACTAATGAAGAACCTCTCCCAAAGAAG GTTCGCCTTAGTGAAACAGACTTTAAGGTTTTGGCTAGAGATGAACTGATCCTAAG GTGGAAGCAATATGAAGCATATGTACAGGCTCTGGAGGGCAAATACACAGATCTTAATT CTAATGATGTAACTGGATTGAGAGAGTCTGAAGAGAAGCTGAAGCAACAACAACAAGAGTCTGCCCGAAGAGAGAATATCCTAGTGATGAGGCTGGCAACTAAGGAACAGGAAATGCAAGAGTGTACT AATCAGATTCAGTACCTCAAGCAAGTCCAGCAGCCTAGTGTTGCCCAACTGAGATCAACAATGGTGGACCCAGCCATCAACTTGTTTTTCCTAAAAATGAAAGGTGAACTGGAACAGACTAAAGACAAACTGGAACAAGCCCAAAATGAACTGAGTGCCTGGAAATTTACGCCTGATag CCAAACAGGCAAAAAGTTAATGGCGAAGTGTCGAATGCTTATCCAGGAGAATCAAGAGCTTGGAAGGCAGCTGTCCCAAGGACGCATTGCACAGCTTGAGGCAGAGCTGGCTTTACAGAAGAAATATAGTGAGGAACTAAAAAGCAGTCAGGATG AATTGAATGACTTCATCATCCAGCTTGATGAGGAGGTAGAGGGTATGCAGAGTACCATTCTAGTTCTCCAGCAGCAGTTGAAGGAGACTCGCCAGCAGTTGGCTcagttccagcagcagcagtcccaggCCTCAGCCCCAGGTACCAGCAGGACTCCATCTTCTGAGCCTACAGACCAGGGAGAGGCCATGGGTAAAGACTGCAGCCGTCTGGCTAACGGACCGAGCAATGGCAGCTCTTCCCATCAGAGGACGTCTGGGCCTGGATTTTATAGGGAGGGTAGTGGCACGGAAGATGACTTCCCAGCGTCTCCAGGGAATGGTAATAAGCTCTCCAACCACTCTGAAGATAGAACAGTCAGAGGAGGTTGTAGCTACATAAaccaactaagtactgggtatGAAAGTGTAGACTCTCCCACTGGCAGTGAAAACTCACTCACTCACCACTCAAATGACACAGACTCCAATCATGATCCTCAAGAAGAGAAAACAGTGAGCATGAAAGGTAACAGAACTGTGGGTTCTCGTCATGTTCAGAATGGTTTGGACTCCAATGTAAATGTCCAGGGTTCAGTTTTGTAA
- the WTAP gene encoding pre-mRNA-splicing regulator WTAP isoform X2: MTNEEPLPKKVRLSETDFKVLARDELILRWKQYEAYVQALEGKYTDLNSNDVTGLRESEEKLKQQQQESARRENILVMRLATKEQEMQECTNQIQYLKQVQQPSVAQLRSTMVDPAINLFFLKMKGELEQTKDKLEQAQNELSAWKFTPDRSAQL, translated from the exons ATGACTAATGAAGAACCTCTCCCAAAGAAG GTTCGCCTTAGTGAAACAGACTTTAAGGTTTTGGCTAGAGATGAACTGATCCTAAG GTGGAAGCAATATGAAGCATATGTACAGGCTCTGGAGGGCAAATACACAGATCTTAATT CTAATGATGTAACTGGATTGAGAGAGTCTGAAGAGAAGCTGAAGCAACAACAACAAGAGTCTGCCCGAAGAGAGAATATCCTAGTGATGAGGCTGGCAACTAAGGAACAGGAAATGCAAGAGTGTACT AATCAGATTCAGTACCTCAAGCAAGTCCAGCAGCCTAGTGTTGCCCAACTGAGATCAACAATGGTGGACCCAGCCATCAACTTGTTTTTCCTAAAAATGAAAGGTGAACTGGAACAGACTAAAGACAAACTGGAACAAGCCCAAAATGAACTGAGTGCCTGGAAATTTACGCCTGATag GTCAGCACAACTCTAA